One genomic window of Maribacter aquivivus includes the following:
- a CDS encoding cation:proton antiporter: MLELAGIIILGILAQWVAWRLKLPAILPLILIGLIVGPISTLYTEDHSKIIEPIWNGTKGLFPGDSLYYFVSLAISIILFEGGLTLKRSEIKNIGPVITKLITLGSLTTFFGAALAAYFLFGLSWQLSFLFSALIIVTGPTVITPILRNIPLKKDVSAILKWEGILIDPIGALAAVLVYEFISVGEGQAYTMTALVEFGKILLFGFTFGFTFAHALTFLIKKSLIPHYLLNVVSLSVVLGVFVMSDVFAHESGLLAVVVMGMVMGNTNLPNIKELLYFKESLSILLISILFILLAANIDISDLELIYTWKTIVLFLSIVLVIRPLGVFLSSIGSNLKLNEKLFISWVGPRGIVAAGIASLFGSKLIARGEPGADYITPLVFMIVLGTVLLNATTARIFAKLIGVFLNKSEGILILGASKVSRLIGEYLHKNDRHVVLIDNNQSNIEKANKLGLEAISANIYSDNLTDNIELNDIGYLMALTANSDINRYAIDKFQDAFGENGSFRLVDADEMSDPENNPKEGLFSHTDDFIKLTEAARKYPAIHEIELHDTEHYEGLIEITKADADIVPLFLIDPEGEIHIITAFSKEFTDIQKGYKLAYLGKMFPLEDPDKEEAKES, from the coding sequence ATGCTAGAGCTTGCAGGAATTATCATTTTAGGAATACTTGCTCAATGGGTAGCATGGCGCTTAAAACTACCCGCAATTTTACCATTAATTCTTATAGGTTTAATCGTTGGTCCAATTTCAACATTGTACACTGAGGATCATTCTAAAATTATAGAGCCAATTTGGAACGGAACCAAGGGTCTTTTTCCTGGAGATAGTTTGTATTACTTTGTGTCTTTGGCAATAAGCATCATTTTATTCGAAGGCGGACTCACACTAAAGCGTTCTGAGATTAAAAATATTGGTCCGGTAATAACCAAGTTAATTACCCTTGGTAGCTTAACAACCTTTTTTGGAGCAGCATTGGCGGCCTACTTTTTATTTGGACTTTCATGGCAGTTGTCTTTCTTATTTTCTGCTTTAATAATTGTAACGGGTCCAACAGTAATTACCCCTATTTTAAGGAATATTCCGCTTAAAAAAGATGTTTCTGCCATATTAAAATGGGAAGGAATTCTTATAGATCCTATTGGTGCATTGGCAGCGGTATTGGTCTATGAGTTTATAAGTGTTGGCGAAGGTCAAGCTTATACCATGACTGCATTAGTCGAGTTCGGCAAAATTCTGTTATTCGGTTTTACCTTTGGTTTCACCTTTGCACACGCACTAACTTTTTTAATCAAAAAGAGTCTTATACCACATTATTTATTGAATGTAGTTTCGTTATCTGTTGTATTGGGTGTTTTTGTCATGTCAGATGTTTTTGCACATGAATCTGGCTTATTGGCGGTGGTTGTAATGGGTATGGTAATGGGTAATACCAATTTACCGAATATTAAAGAATTACTCTATTTTAAAGAATCTTTGAGCATTCTTTTAATCTCTATACTATTCATTTTATTAGCAGCTAATATTGATATTTCAGATCTAGAATTAATTTATACATGGAAAACCATAGTACTGTTTTTATCTATTGTGTTAGTCATTAGGCCGCTTGGTGTTTTCTTAAGTTCTATTGGTTCTAATTTAAAATTGAATGAAAAACTTTTTATCAGCTGGGTAGGTCCAAGAGGTATTGTTGCAGCTGGTATTGCATCTTTATTTGGGTCTAAATTAATAGCTAGGGGAGAGCCAGGGGCAGATTACATTACTCCGTTAGTATTCATGATCGTTTTGGGTACGGTTTTGTTAAATGCCACCACAGCTAGAATTTTTGCTAAACTAATAGGTGTCTTTCTTAATAAGTCTGAAGGAATTTTGATTCTAGGAGCCTCAAAAGTATCTCGTTTAATTGGGGAGTATTTACACAAAAACGACAGGCATGTAGTTTTAATAGACAATAACCAGTCTAATATAGAAAAGGCAAATAAATTAGGATTAGAAGCTATTTCGGCAAACATTTATTCTGATAATTTAACCGATAATATTGAACTTAACGATATTGGTTATTTAATGGCATTGACCGCAAACTCAGATATAAACAGGTATGCTATAGATAAATTTCAAGATGCTTTTGGTGAAAATGGTTCGTTTAGATTGGTAGATGCAGATGAAATGTCAGATCCGGAGAATAATCCAAAAGAGGGATTGTTTTCGCACACCGATGACTTTATTAAATTGACCGAAGCGGCACGAAAGTATCCGGCTATACATGAAATTGAACTTCACGATACAGAGCATTACGAAGGTTTAATAGAAATAACAAAGGCCGATGCAGATATTGTTCCTTTATTCCTGATAGATCCAGAAGGAGAAATACATATTATTACTGCATTTAGTAAAGAATTCACAGACATTCAAAAAGGATACAAATTGGCATACTTGGGTAAAATGTTCCCTCTTGAAGACCCGGATAAAGAAGAGGCCAAAGAAAGCTAA
- a CDS encoding universal stress protein — MVWKEGNPETIITKACVDLKIDLLILGALQHENKFQFYVGSIARKLTRKVHCSVLLLIKPTEKRVPCKHIVVNGLNAPETPMAIEHAFYVSSLLGAQQITIVEEILPKEIQVDVEDDRSLKKANIIKQRIRHREDSRVNTIVRSLPENITKGIKVKTQSIFGKRGYSIGHYAEVVRADLLVMNAPIKTSIWDRIFPHDIEYILSDLPTDLLIVRK, encoded by the coding sequence GTGGTTTGGAAAGAAGGCAACCCAGAGACCATTATAACGAAAGCTTGTGTCGATTTAAAAATAGATCTGTTGATTTTAGGCGCTTTGCAGCATGAAAATAAGTTTCAATTTTATGTAGGTTCTATAGCTAGAAAACTAACGCGTAAGGTTCATTGCTCTGTCCTCCTTTTAATTAAACCTACAGAAAAAAGAGTGCCTTGTAAGCACATTGTAGTCAACGGTCTAAATGCCCCAGAAACACCAATGGCCATTGAACATGCTTTTTATGTATCCAGCCTCTTGGGTGCCCAACAAATTACCATTGTTGAAGAAATTTTGCCAAAAGAAATTCAGGTAGACGTTGAAGATGACCGTTCGTTAAAAAAGGCAAATATCATTAAACAACGTATTAGACATAGAGAAGATTCTAGGGTCAACACTATAGTACGTTCACTGCCCGAGAACATCACTAAAGGCATTAAGGTTAAAACACAAAGTATTTTTGGTAAAAGAGGATATTCTATTGGGCATTACGCCGAAGTGGTAAGAGCTGACTTATTAGTTATGAACGCACCTATAAAAACAAGTATTTGGGATCGAATATTTCCACATGATATTGAATATATTCTATCTGATTTACCAACCGATTTATTAATTGTTAGAAAATAG
- a CDS encoding SulP family inorganic anion transporter produces the protein MTAKKQNNSNFIATLPKNLFSGFVVSLIALPLGLGLALASEAPPISGIIAAVVGGIVVSILGGSNVTITGPGNGLVIVLLGAITTLGGGDLYAGYLFTLAAIVFSGILMLLLGFLKMGRLADFFPASAIEGMLAAIGLGILAKQFHIMIGHNNEHGSIIHLLLQIPEGIMGLYQNYHIEELIAAAIGVIALLIMANYSKIRNKYLHLIPAPMWILILSVGFSYIFVSLGLPYPLQEEFLVNIPENVLSNLAFPDFSKALDIDFITTVFAITLIASIESLLSIKAVDKLDPERRRSNVNKDLKALGLATSLSGLVGGLNVVTVIARSSVNVNNGATNRSANIFHALFLVVFVLLFQDQLRRIPLAALAAILVFTGYKLATPKNLQKVARIGKEQIVIFLATLLTTLFTNLISGIAMGILVTFIIHVILNRSLSLFINHLTKPNILMFKEKDAGNYYISVKYFATFLNFYKLKNKLDIIPENENVILDFSLCSFVDHTVMEGLENYVDTFTKKEGSIEIIGLDKHGADSKHPFAIRKILPINKLGSIEKYFTKRQRLLKTMAKEYQWSYEPKRSDKTKFLNKFIFFKNRRVPYYYNSFYDNTKTFHLFDVEFNEGEFIAKEVVKTTILHIKLKHKIPVFSLDKEGLLDFVYGMAGFKDIELENHQDFNKRFFLSGEHTKDIQNLFTNELILFLESNPYYHIETNGDSILILKKERLLSVKEIKAMLYFGKQLNQLLCESVSV, from the coding sequence TTGACAGCTAAAAAGCAGAATAATTCAAACTTTATAGCCACGCTTCCAAAGAATTTATTTTCTGGTTTCGTTGTTTCATTAATAGCCTTACCTCTTGGGTTAGGACTTGCTCTTGCGAGCGAGGCACCGCCTATTTCAGGTATTATCGCTGCCGTTGTTGGTGGTATTGTTGTGTCTATTCTTGGAGGTTCTAATGTAACCATTACAGGACCTGGAAATGGTTTGGTCATTGTTCTTTTAGGTGCTATTACTACCCTTGGTGGTGGTGATCTTTATGCGGGGTATTTATTTACACTTGCAGCCATTGTTTTCTCTGGTATTCTAATGTTACTTCTTGGGTTTCTAAAAATGGGGCGACTTGCAGATTTCTTTCCTGCATCTGCCATTGAAGGAATGCTTGCCGCCATTGGCTTGGGAATTTTAGCCAAACAATTTCATATTATGATCGGCCATAATAATGAACATGGAAGTATTATTCATCTGTTATTACAGATTCCAGAGGGAATAATGGGTCTTTATCAAAACTATCATATAGAAGAACTTATTGCAGCAGCTATAGGTGTAATTGCCCTATTAATTATGGCGAATTACTCTAAAATAAGAAATAAATATTTACACCTTATTCCAGCACCCATGTGGATTCTAATTTTGTCTGTAGGGTTTAGTTATATATTTGTTTCATTAGGATTACCTTATCCTTTACAAGAAGAATTTTTGGTTAATATACCAGAAAATGTATTGTCTAACTTGGCTTTTCCTGATTTTTCAAAAGCTTTAGATATTGATTTCATAACTACCGTTTTTGCCATTACCCTTATAGCAAGTATAGAATCGCTTTTGAGTATTAAGGCCGTTGACAAACTTGATCCTGAACGAAGAAGATCTAATGTAAACAAAGATTTAAAGGCGCTTGGGCTAGCTACCTCTCTTAGTGGTCTGGTAGGTGGGTTAAATGTTGTAACCGTTATTGCTAGAAGTTCTGTCAATGTTAATAATGGCGCTACTAATAGATCTGCCAATATTTTTCACGCTCTGTTTCTCGTTGTTTTTGTGTTGCTTTTTCAAGACCAATTAAGACGAATTCCTTTAGCTGCCTTGGCGGCGATACTGGTGTTTACAGGTTATAAGCTTGCCACTCCAAAAAATCTACAAAAAGTTGCTCGTATTGGTAAAGAGCAGATTGTAATTTTTTTAGCCACTCTTTTGACCACATTGTTTACCAACCTAATATCAGGGATTGCGATGGGTATACTGGTTACTTTCATTATTCACGTAATATTAAACAGAAGTTTATCTCTTTTTATAAATCATTTGACCAAGCCAAATATTTTAATGTTTAAAGAGAAAGATGCCGGTAATTATTATATCAGCGTTAAGTATTTTGCCACTTTTCTTAATTTTTATAAACTAAAGAATAAGCTAGATATTATTCCAGAAAATGAAAATGTTATCTTAGATTTTTCGCTTTGTAGCTTTGTAGACCATACGGTTATGGAGGGTTTAGAGAACTATGTAGATACTTTTACAAAAAAAGAAGGTAGTATTGAGATTATAGGCTTAGACAAGCATGGTGCCGACTCTAAACATCCATTTGCTATTAGAAAAATATTACCGATCAACAAACTAGGTTCTATAGAAAAATACTTTACAAAAAGACAGCGCCTTTTAAAGACCATGGCAAAAGAATACCAATGGTCCTATGAGCCAAAAAGGTCTGATAAAACTAAATTTTTAAACAAGTTTATTTTCTTTAAAAATAGAAGAGTTCCTTACTACTACAACAGCTTTTACGATAATACAAAGACCTTTCATTTGTTTGATGTAGAATTTAACGAAGGGGAATTTATTGCCAAAGAAGTAGTTAAAACAACTATTCTACATATTAAACTTAAACATAAAATACCCGTATTTTCTTTAGACAAAGAAGGCCTTTTAGATTTTGTATATGGCATGGCCGGTTTTAAAGATATAGAATTAGAAAACCATCAAGATTTCAACAAACGTTTTTTCTTAAGCGGTGAGCATACAAAAGACATTCAAAATCTATTTACCAACGAGCTTATTCTATTCTTAGAAAGCAACCCCTATTATCACATAGAAACCAATGGTGATTCTATACTTATTCTTAAAAAGGAACGTCTACTAAGTGTTAAAGAGATAAAAGCAATGCTCTATTTCGGTAAGCAGCTCAATCAACTTCTTTGCGAAAGTGTTTCTGTTTAA
- a CDS encoding PAS domain S-box protein translates to MSDTNTRSIFKNPLFYGFFAFLIVLIITQFIAFQKHQLYQKTEQQEIEQRVSKLKIDLQNILGQSFNATQTLAFIVEHYGIPKNFDSVAQLLINSNNSIDALELVNEKGVITHVYPLKGNEVIGLNILNDPDNKMGAKTTLEKGDYYTAGPIYLKQGGSGIIGRRPLYKNGMFNGFVAAVVRLSTVINTVQLDSINNEKFSYQLVKINADKTEETFYASRKLSKEGATTLPLTTSQGEWKLYVSSDNSNINSTTILFSVLGIILSLVCGILSWFLMRQPVKLNKLVDEKTALLKSSQERYRLLIEEASDIIILSDFDGNILEINPYGIQIFGYTKDELLTKNLKELVAPEESNQLPARYSEMREGKTVRLERKLVKKDKTLFYGEVCAKKLNQTTVLGIIRDVTERKELELAAEENLVKFSKAYNNRFVGMVIKDHNNRFVDANSYFLDLIGYSMAEIKGKTISDIGLINIDKTLKTNPVLNAFTCSDRVDKIEVEFISKEGRKLHLITSIEPFEYLGKKLSLSTYIDQTETKKANQEILKSEKKYKQLTERISDAYVAFDNDWRFIDINAKAAEILNIDTNEILGENVWDEFPAFKNSEAYAIFQAAMGKQEYTHFEQYHENRDMWIENHLYPSPNGLSIYFRDITSDKKAHQEKQKLISIIENSPGFIGLATLTGEPLFMNDAGKKMVNIPRGVNLKNTTIFDYFEDDYRDVIKNTHLPTIMEKGHWTGEVPLKNFKTKTSIPLEFSGFLIKDKATDKPIAIGAIGFDLTESNKTKQEILTLKNQMDSAIRIGKIGYWDFDIDTQTFICSPLMYTIYDLEPDAVLTIAYLETIIHPDDLELHRQNVKAIIIDKIAHAFTYRIIAKDGAIKYLMVDIEVIRDPDNMAVAFKGTVIDITKEKKTDFEIIDLKNKMDIAMRIGKIGYWDYDFSTEKLYWSPRLYTIYDVDINKEITLAFVENLMHPDDVEKHRELLKSVTPDVDTYSLSYRIIKKDGSIKYILAEMEVVRAEDKSPIKYRGTIVDITKQKETENEILMLQSRMKAAVRIGKFGYWHWEMSNNIVEWSKEMYEIHEIDPSVEMTPEMIKEMVYCEDRHMIDTKLAGKKDEGNSRPNFYRIQLKDKSFKYFLAYSEVVFDDNDVPITYRGTSMDITKSVLAEEALKESQEKFSKAFQTNLMGMLMLDAERKVIEANEMAYVILNTKPQNLIGKTIVESGEIFINEDERERLWQKLNTEGEIVNQEYKIELKNGSKKTLLLSMAPLYLNNKKSYLVNIFDDSKRKEAESNLETQFHELQKTNSELDSFVYSASHELRAPLSSVLGLINLIQLEDINPKLFQHLSMMEKSIERLDDFIKDIIEYSRNKHLAIKLDSINFSTLIEHSLQSLWYLENTDKINIEVSVNNKIEFVSDSKRISIILNNFISNAIKYHDVTKNDAAIWINVKTNKKEAVLIIKDNGVGMEDDQLEKIFEMFYRVSSKVMGSGIGLFIVKEVLSKLNGTIDVKSKIGKGSTFTLKIPNESGK, encoded by the coding sequence ATGTCTGATACCAACACCCGGTCCATCTTTAAAAACCCGCTATTTTACGGGTTTTTTGCATTTTTAATTGTCTTAATCATAACCCAATTCATTGCCTTTCAAAAACATCAGCTTTATCAAAAAACAGAACAACAAGAAATTGAGCAACGTGTTTCTAAATTAAAAATAGACCTACAAAATATATTAGGTCAAAGTTTTAACGCTACTCAAACCTTGGCATTTATAGTTGAACACTATGGCATACCAAAGAACTTTGATAGTGTAGCTCAATTGCTTATAAATAGCAATAATAGTATAGATGCCCTAGAACTTGTAAATGAAAAAGGTGTAATTACGCATGTTTATCCTCTAAAAGGAAATGAGGTTATAGGTTTAAATATATTGAATGACCCAGATAATAAAATGGGTGCAAAGACGACTCTTGAAAAAGGCGATTATTACACCGCGGGTCCAATTTATTTAAAACAAGGTGGGTCTGGTATAATAGGCAGAAGACCTTTATATAAAAATGGCATGTTTAATGGTTTTGTAGCGGCAGTTGTTCGTTTATCAACAGTAATTAATACTGTGCAATTAGACAGTATTAATAACGAGAAATTCTCTTATCAATTAGTAAAAATAAATGCCGATAAAACTGAAGAAACATTTTACGCTTCTAGAAAGCTTTCTAAAGAAGGTGCTACTACCTTACCGCTAACTACCAGCCAAGGAGAATGGAAACTATATGTTTCTTCAGACAATAGCAACATTAATTCAACTACCATATTGTTTTCAGTTTTAGGTATAATACTTTCTTTAGTATGTGGTATTCTCTCATGGTTTCTAATGAGACAGCCCGTAAAATTAAATAAGCTAGTTGATGAAAAAACAGCATTATTAAAATCAAGTCAAGAGAGGTATCGGTTACTTATAGAAGAAGCTTCTGATATTATTATTTTAAGCGACTTTGATGGTAATATACTAGAGATCAACCCTTATGGAATTCAGATATTTGGCTATACTAAAGATGAATTGTTAACCAAAAACCTAAAAGAACTTGTAGCACCTGAAGAGTCTAACCAACTGCCGGCTCGTTATTCTGAAATGAGAGAAGGTAAAACTGTGCGTTTAGAAAGAAAATTGGTGAAAAAAGACAAGACTTTATTTTACGGAGAGGTTTGTGCCAAAAAATTAAACCAGACAACAGTTTTAGGTATTATCAGAGATGTTACCGAAAGAAAGGAGCTTGAATTAGCTGCCGAAGAAAATTTGGTGAAATTTAGTAAAGCATATAATAATCGTTTTGTCGGCATGGTTATTAAAGACCACAATAATCGTTTCGTAGATGCCAATTCTTACTTTTTAGATTTAATTGGTTATTCCATGGCAGAAATTAAGGGTAAAACCATTTCTGATATTGGTTTAATTAATATTGATAAAACGTTAAAAACAAATCCTGTTCTAAATGCTTTTACATGTTCCGATAGGGTAGACAAAATTGAGGTTGAATTCATATCTAAAGAAGGTAGAAAATTACATTTAATTACGTCAATTGAACCCTTTGAATATTTAGGTAAAAAACTAAGTCTAAGTACCTATATAGACCAGACCGAAACAAAAAAAGCCAACCAGGAAATTCTAAAAAGCGAAAAAAAATACAAACAACTCACTGAACGTATTTCAGATGCATATGTCGCTTTCGATAATGATTGGCGCTTTATAGATATCAATGCAAAAGCTGCCGAGATATTGAATATAGACACTAATGAAATTTTAGGTGAAAATGTTTGGGATGAATTTCCTGCCTTTAAAAATTCTGAAGCTTATGCTATTTTTCAAGCTGCCATGGGAAAACAAGAATATACCCATTTTGAACAATATCATGAAAATCGTGATATGTGGATTGAAAATCACCTTTACCCATCGCCCAACGGGCTTTCTATATACTTTAGAGATATTACCAGCGATAAAAAAGCTCATCAAGAAAAACAAAAACTAATTTCTATAATAGAAAATAGTCCTGGTTTTATTGGTTTGGCAACTTTGACAGGAGAGCCTTTGTTTATGAATGATGCAGGCAAAAAAATGGTTAATATACCAAGAGGTGTCAATTTAAAAAACACTACAATTTTTGATTATTTTGAAGATGACTATAGAGACGTCATAAAAAATACCCACTTGCCAACCATAATGGAAAAAGGTCATTGGACAGGAGAGGTGCCGCTAAAAAACTTTAAAACCAAAACATCAATTCCCCTAGAATTTTCTGGCTTCTTAATAAAAGACAAAGCTACTGATAAACCTATAGCAATAGGGGCCATAGGTTTTGATTTAACAGAAAGCAATAAAACAAAGCAAGAGATTTTGACTCTTAAAAACCAAATGGACTCTGCTATTAGAATTGGTAAAATTGGGTATTGGGATTTTGACATAGATACACAAACATTTATTTGTTCTCCTTTAATGTATACTATTTATGATTTGGAACCAGATGCAGTTTTAACGATAGCATATCTTGAAACTATTATTCATCCAGATGATTTAGAACTACATCGCCAAAATGTAAAAGCCATAATTATTGATAAAATTGCTCATGCCTTTACATACAGAATAATAGCTAAAGATGGCGCTATCAAATATTTAATGGTAGATATTGAAGTTATTAGAGACCCAGATAATATGGCCGTTGCTTTTAAGGGTACGGTAATCGATATTACAAAAGAAAAAAAGACAGATTTTGAAATAATCGATCTTAAAAATAAAATGGATATTGCCATGCGCATTGGCAAAATTGGTTATTGGGATTATGATTTTAGCACAGAAAAACTTTATTGGTCACCGAGACTGTACACTATCTATGATGTAGACATAAATAAAGAAATAACTTTAGCATTTGTAGAAAACCTAATGCACCCAGATGATGTAGAGAAACACAGAGAGCTTCTAAAAAGTGTAACTCCTGATGTTGATACGTATTCTCTTTCATATAGAATAATTAAGAAAGATGGCTCTATAAAATATATACTTGCAGAAATGGAGGTTGTAAGGGCTGAAGATAAATCACCTATTAAATATAGGGGAACTATTGTAGATATTACGAAGCAAAAAGAAACAGAGAATGAAATACTAATGCTTCAGTCTAGAATGAAAGCGGCAGTACGTATTGGTAAGTTTGGATATTGGCATTGGGAAATGAGCAACAATATTGTTGAATGGTCAAAAGAAATGTATGAAATTCATGAGATTGACCCAAGTGTTGAAATGACTCCAGAAATGATAAAGGAGATGGTTTATTGTGAAGATAGACACATGATTGACACTAAACTTGCAGGAAAAAAAGACGAAGGCAACTCTAGACCTAATTTTTATAGAATTCAATTAAAGGATAAATCATTTAAATACTTTTTAGCTTATTCAGAGGTTGTTTTTGATGATAATGATGTGCCTATTACTTATCGTGGTACTTCAATGGATATTACTAAAAGTGTTTTAGCAGAAGAGGCATTAAAAGAAAGTCAAGAGAAATTTTCTAAAGCTTTTCAAACCAACCTAATGGGTATGCTAATGTTAGATGCTGAAAGAAAAGTAATTGAAGCGAATGAAATGGCCTATGTCATTTTAAATACTAAGCCCCAAAATCTTATTGGTAAAACAATAGTAGAATCTGGTGAAATTTTCATCAATGAAGATGAGAGAGAAAGATTATGGCAAAAACTTAATACAGAAGGAGAAATTGTAAATCAAGAGTATAAAATTGAACTTAAAAATGGGTCTAAAAAAACTCTCCTGCTTTCCATGGCACCTCTTTATTTAAATAATAAGAAAAGTTATTTGGTAAATATTTTTGACGACTCAAAAAGAAAAGAGGCAGAGAGCAACCTAGAGACCCAATTTCATGAACTTCAAAAGACAAACTCAGAATTAGACAGTTTTGTTTACAGCGCTTCTCATGAATTAAGAGCCCCTTTATCATCTGTATTAGGTTTAATAAATCTTATTCAACTAGAAGATATTAACCCTAAGTTGTTTCAACATTTAAGCATGATGGAAAAATCTATAGAAAGGTTAGATGACTTTATCAAAGATATTATCGAATACTCAAGAAATAAACATCTAGCCATTAAGTTAGATTCTATAAATTTTAGTACTTTAATCGAACATTCGCTTCAGAGTTTATGGTATTTAGAAAACACCGATAAAATAAACATTGAAGTCAGTGTTAATAACAAAATAGAATTTGTATCAGATAGTAAGAGGATTTCAATTATATTGAATAATTTTATATCTAATGCAATAAAGTATCATGATGTCACTAAAAATGATGCCGCTATTTGGATTAATGTAAAAACTAACAAAAAAGAGGCGGTCTTGATAATAAAAGACAACGGTGTTGGTATGGAAGATGACCAACTAGAAAAGATTTTTGAAATGTTTTATAGGGTATCTTCTAAAGTAATGGGGTCTGGTATTGGTCTGTTTATTGTAAAAGAAGTACTGTCTAAATTGAATGGAACAATAGATGTAAAATCTAAAATAGGTAAAGGATCAACGTTTACTCTAAAAATACCAAATGAATCAGGTAAATAA
- a CDS encoding response regulator, whose translation MNQVNNNMAKDINILLIDDSDVDNFINKAIISKEDNISQITTMTSGHEALAHLNSIIDNTEAYPDVIFLDIKMPRMNGFEFLDEYVKLPDTLTDQCKIYILSSSIDTLDSEKGKDYPVVSKHLIKPLAHHIIGDLLSED comes from the coding sequence ATGAATCAGGTAAATAATAATATGGCCAAGGATATAAATATTTTATTGATTGACGATTCGGATGTGGATAATTTCATAAATAAAGCCATTATTTCGAAAGAGGATAATATTTCGCAAATTACAACCATGACATCTGGGCATGAGGCGCTAGCGCATTTAAACAGTATTATAGACAATACCGAAGCTTACCCCGATGTTATTTTTCTGGATATTAAAATGCCAAGAATGAACGGATTCGAGTTTTTAGATGAATACGTTAAATTACCAGACACACTTACTGATCAATGTAAAATATACATATTAAGTTCTTCGATAGATACTTTAGATTCTGAGAAGGGAAAAGACTACCCTGTTGTTAGCAAACATTTAATTAAACCTTTAGCCCATCATATTATTGGTGATTTATTGAGCGAAGATTAG
- a CDS encoding MBL fold metallo-hydrolase: MKIYPVETGNFKLDGGAMFGVVPKVIWQRTNPADNNNLIDIAARSLLIEDGDRLILVDTGMGNKQSDQFFGYYYRWGDFNIDSSLKKHGFHRDDITDVFLTHLHFDHVGGAIQWNKDRTGYEPAFKNAKFWTNEKHWKWATEPNPREKASFLTENLIPMQESGHLTFINHTDGEFLKNSPLGFDIRFVDGHTEKQMLPQFSYQGKTIAYMADLIPTAGHISLPYVMGYDTRPLMTMTEKKLFLNEAADNNYYLFFEHDAHNQLCTLKHTEKGVRLDQVYTFNELFN, translated from the coding sequence ATGAAAATTTATCCTGTTGAAACTGGTAATTTTAAATTGGACGGCGGTGCCATGTTCGGCGTAGTACCTAAGGTAATTTGGCAAAGAACAAATCCTGCAGACAACAACAATTTAATTGATATTGCGGCTAGAAGTCTTTTAATTGAAGACGGCGATAGGTTAATTTTAGTGGATACAGGCATGGGTAATAAACAATCTGACCAATTTTTTGGGTACTACTACCGTTGGGGAGATTTCAATATTGACTCTTCATTAAAAAAGCATGGTTTTCATAGAGATGATATCACCGATGTATTTTTAACCCATCTTCATTTTGATCATGTTGGTGGTGCCATTCAGTGGAACAAAGATAGAACCGGATATGAACCTGCCTTTAAAAATGCTAAATTTTGGACCAATGAAAAACATTGGAAATGGGCAACAGAACCCAACCCAAGAGAAAAAGCTTCTTTCTTAACAGAGAACTTAATACCAATGCAAGAAAGTGGTCACTTGACTTTTATTAATCATACAGACGGAGAGTTTTTAAAAAATAGTCCGCTAGGTTTTGATATTCGTTTTGTAGACGGGCATACAGAAAAGCAAATGCTACCGCAATTTTCATATCAAGGTAAGACTATTGCCTACATGGCAGATCTTATACCTACTGCAGGTCATATTTCATTGCCTTATGTTATGGGATATGATACTAGACCACTAATGACAATGACAGAAAAAAAGCTATTCTTGAACGAAGCTGCAGATAACAATTATTATCTATTTTTTGAGCATGATGCACATAACCAACTGTGTACATTAAAGCACACTGAAAAAGGTGTTCGTTTAGATCAGGTATATACTTTCAATGAACTCTTCAATTAA